A region from the Azospirillum thermophilum genome encodes:
- a CDS encoding efflux RND transporter periplasmic adaptor subunit, producing the protein MNRRVATGVAAVLLGIGAASGVLFLARAEPGPAYRLARVEQGPLVSAISATGTMSALVTVEVSSQLSGQIAELYADFNSRVTRGQLLARLNGDQLDARLAQARADLEAAGAGLNQQIAQLDKARADAANARASVANADAQLLRAELARRDADRDLARRQDLRGRGVVAPADLEKTETAARSAGAAVTAALAQKRQAEAALASAEATLEVGAAQVQVARATVAQREAALQLVQVDVNRSVIRSPIDGVVVNRSINTGQTVAASLQAPTLFTIAQDLRQMEVLANIDEADIGRVREGMPVSFTVNAFPGDRFTGRVSQVRLAPKEDLNVVTYIVVITVENPEMRLLPGMTANLRIIVDERPSVVKLPNAALRFRPPGVALAAEDGPAPTLGGPDGGRGARALEALGRRLADELRLGEQARRAVAAIVAEAGTRFAALDAEAGDPERKRAEAAAVRAAALDRIGALLSPAQRESFDRITDPRRADATRTVWVPGGRGVAGGQGGGAPVGVTVRLGISDGSYTEILGGALQPGQEVITGILPPDRDGRRGPRLGF; encoded by the coding sequence ATGAACAGGCGCGTGGCGACGGGTGTGGCGGCGGTTCTCCTCGGGATCGGGGCGGCATCGGGCGTCCTGTTCCTGGCGCGCGCCGAACCCGGCCCCGCCTACCGCCTCGCCAGGGTGGAGCAGGGGCCGCTGGTCAGCGCCATCAGCGCGACCGGCACCATGAGCGCGCTGGTCACCGTCGAGGTCAGCTCCCAGCTCTCCGGCCAGATCGCCGAGCTCTACGCCGACTTCAACAGCCGGGTCACCAGGGGCCAGCTCCTCGCCCGGCTGAACGGCGACCAGCTCGACGCCCGGCTCGCCCAGGCGCGCGCCGACCTGGAGGCCGCCGGGGCCGGCCTCAACCAGCAGATCGCCCAACTCGACAAGGCGAGGGCCGACGCCGCCAACGCCAGGGCCAGCGTCGCCAATGCCGACGCCCAGCTCCTGCGCGCCGAGCTGGCCCGGCGCGACGCCGACCGCGACCTTGCCCGCCGGCAGGACCTGCGCGGCCGCGGCGTGGTGGCGCCGGCCGACCTGGAAAAGACGGAGACGGCCGCCCGCAGCGCCGGCGCCGCGGTCACCGCGGCCCTCGCCCAGAAGCGTCAGGCGGAGGCGGCGCTCGCCTCGGCCGAGGCGACGCTGGAGGTCGGGGCCGCCCAGGTGCAGGTCGCCCGCGCCACCGTCGCCCAGCGCGAGGCGGCGCTCCAGCTCGTCCAGGTGGACGTCAACCGCTCGGTCATCCGCTCGCCGATCGACGGGGTGGTGGTCAACCGCTCGATCAACACCGGCCAGACGGTGGCCGCCAGCCTGCAGGCGCCGACCCTCTTCACCATCGCCCAGGACCTGCGGCAGATGGAGGTGCTGGCCAACATCGACGAGGCCGACATCGGCCGGGTGCGCGAGGGCATGCCGGTCAGCTTCACCGTCAACGCCTTCCCCGGCGACCGCTTCACCGGCCGCGTCTCGCAGGTGCGCCTCGCGCCGAAGGAAGACCTGAACGTCGTGACCTACATCGTGGTCATCACGGTGGAGAACCCGGAGATGCGGCTGCTTCCCGGCATGACGGCCAACCTGCGCATCATCGTGGACGAACGGCCGTCGGTCGTGAAGCTGCCCAACGCCGCCCTGCGCTTCCGCCCGCCCGGCGTGGCGCTCGCCGCCGAGGACGGTCCCGCTCCGACGCTGGGCGGTCCGGACGGCGGGCGCGGCGCCCGCGCGCTGGAGGCGCTCGGCAGGCGGCTGGCCGACGAACTGCGGCTGGGCGAGCAGGCCCGCCGGGCGGTCGCCGCCATCGTCGCCGAAGCCGGGACCCGCTTCGCTGCCCTCGACGCCGAGGCCGGCGATCCGGAACGCAAGCGGGCGGAGGCCGCCGCGGTACGGGCCGCAGCCCTCGACCGCATCGGCGCGCTGCTGTCGCCGGCCCAGCGGGAGAGTTTCGACCGCATCACCGACCCGCGCCGCGCCGACGCTACCCGGACAGTCTGGGTGCCCGGCGGCCGGGGCGTGGCCGGAGGGCAGGGCGGCGGCGCGCCGGTCGGGGTGACGGTCCGCCTCGGCATCAGCGACGGCAGCTACACCGAGATTCTGGGCGGCGCGCTGCAGCCGGGGCAGGAGGTGATCACCGGCATCCTGCCGCCCGACCGCGACGGACGACGGGGGCCACGCCTTGGCTTCTGA
- a CDS encoding DUF192 domain-containing protein, translated as MFGRLLLSAMVTFSLLFTAVLPAKAQERFDRSSLTVQTASGGKYRFDVELALTPAQQAQGLMFRQSMAADAGMLFLYDRPQPASFWMKNTLIPLDMLFIGADGRIVNIHDRATPQSLDAVNSAGPVKGILEINGGMAARLGIKPGDLVVHQAFGTAK; from the coding sequence ATGTTCGGAAGGCTTCTGCTGAGCGCGATGGTTACCTTCAGCCTCCTCTTCACGGCGGTTCTTCCGGCAAAGGCGCAGGAGCGGTTCGACCGTTCCTCCCTGACGGTGCAGACCGCATCCGGCGGCAAGTACCGCTTCGACGTCGAGCTCGCCCTGACGCCGGCGCAGCAGGCGCAGGGCTTGATGTTCCGCCAGTCCATGGCGGCCGACGCCGGCATGCTGTTCCTCTACGACCGGCCGCAGCCGGCCAGCTTCTGGATGAAGAATACGCTGATCCCGCTGGACATGCTGTTCATCGGCGCCGACGGCCGCATCGTGAACATCCACGACCGGGCGACGCCGCAGTCGCTCGACGCCGTCAACTCGGCCGGCCCGGTGAAGGGCATCCTGGAAATCAACGGCGGCATGGCGGCGCGGCTGGGCATCAAGCCGGGCGACCTCGTGGTGCATCAGGCCTTCGGCACGGCGAAGTGA
- a CDS encoding acetoin utilization protein AcuC, producing the protein MTRPTPLDRPVFIGSEIYRGSSYGTKHPLSIPRVSTAIDLSRAMGWLEEAVYLDTPMATPRELARFHAPDYVEALRRAEAAQHVDAATGERYNLGRLENPVFPEMYRRPATGAGSALLAARLLLRGQADTVYSPAGGTHHGRPARASGFCYVNAPVLGILELLDHGVERVLYVDLDAHHGDGVQDAFAEDERVLTVSVHEDGRWPFTGKAEDRAGGMARNLPVPPGFNDSELAFLVEAAILPLGRAFRPQVLVLQTGADALADDPLSRLELSNRALWDAVAALLPLAPQAMVLGGGGYNPWSVGRCWAGIWAVLAGLDPAVAPTAEAERVLRGLTWARAAGRNPPEHWFTTMADDPRPGPLRDPVKRVADLVLA; encoded by the coding sequence ATGACCCGCCCGACGCCCCTCGACCGCCCCGTCTTCATCGGCAGCGAGATCTATCGCGGCTCGTCCTACGGGACGAAGCACCCGCTGTCGATCCCGCGCGTCTCGACCGCCATCGACCTCAGCCGGGCGATGGGCTGGCTGGAGGAGGCCGTTTATCTCGATACCCCGATGGCGACCCCGCGGGAACTGGCCCGCTTCCATGCCCCCGACTATGTCGAGGCGCTGCGGCGGGCCGAGGCGGCACAGCACGTCGATGCCGCGACGGGGGAGCGCTACAACCTCGGCCGGCTCGAGAATCCCGTCTTCCCGGAGATGTACCGGCGGCCGGCCACCGGGGCCGGCTCCGCCCTGCTGGCGGCGAGGCTGCTGCTGCGCGGGCAGGCCGATACCGTCTATTCCCCCGCCGGCGGCACCCATCACGGCCGCCCGGCGCGGGCCAGCGGCTTCTGCTACGTCAACGCGCCGGTGCTCGGCATCCTGGAACTGCTCGACCACGGGGTGGAGCGGGTGCTCTATGTCGATCTCGACGCCCACCACGGCGACGGGGTGCAGGACGCCTTCGCCGAGGACGAGCGGGTGCTCACCGTCTCGGTCCATGAGGACGGTCGCTGGCCCTTCACCGGCAAGGCGGAGGACCGCGCCGGCGGCATGGCGCGCAACCTGCCGGTCCCGCCGGGCTTCAACGACAGCGAACTCGCCTTCCTGGTGGAAGCGGCGATCCTCCCGCTCGGCCGCGCCTTCCGGCCGCAGGTGCTCGTCCTGCAGACCGGGGCCGACGCGCTGGCCGACGATCCGCTCAGCAGGCTGGAGCTGTCCAACCGCGCGCTGTGGGATGCGGTGGCGGCGTTGCTGCCGCTGGCGCCGCAGGCGATGGTGCTGGGCGGCGGCGGCTATAACCCCTGGTCGGTCGGGCGCTGCTGGGCCGGCATCTGGGCGGTTCTGGCCGGGCTCGACCCCGCCGTCGCGCCGACCGCGGAGGCGGAGCGGGTGCTGCGCGGCCTGACCTGGGCGCGCGCCGCCGGCCGCAACCCGCCGGAGCACTGGTTCACCACCATGGCCGACGACCCGCGGCCGGGACCGCTGCGCGACCCGGTGAAGCGCGTCGCCGATCTGGTCCTCGCGTAA
- a CDS encoding DUF1194 domain-containing protein, translating to MLGSHHARPVLPAAVLLVLAVGASPLPVLAEVPVDLELVLAVDVSGSVDPDEAKLQRDGYIAALMNPKVQQAIAGGPFGRIAATYVEWAGESHQQVIVGWTELGDRASLSTFASAIGEAPFTTAHWTSISSAIDFSARLFDGNGFEGTRRVIDVSGDGENNRGRPAEWARDEAVARGITINGLPILNDRPNPLGGLAPIDLERYYRANVIGGPGAFLVPAGDFGAFAEAILNKLLLEISNAPPGTDVAQR from the coding sequence ATGCTGGGTTCCCACCATGCCCGACCCGTCCTGCCGGCGGCCGTCCTCCTGGTCCTGGCGGTCGGCGCCTCCCCCCTCCCGGTGCTGGCGGAGGTTCCGGTCGACCTGGAGCTGGTGCTGGCGGTCGATGTCTCGGGCAGCGTCGACCCGGACGAGGCGAAGCTGCAGCGCGACGGCTACATCGCCGCACTGATGAACCCCAAGGTGCAGCAGGCGATCGCCGGCGGCCCCTTCGGCCGGATCGCCGCCACCTATGTCGAGTGGGCCGGCGAGAGCCACCAGCAGGTGATCGTCGGCTGGACGGAGCTGGGCGACCGCGCCAGCCTCTCCACCTTCGCCTCGGCGATCGGCGAGGCGCCCTTCACCACCGCCCATTGGACCTCGATCAGCAGCGCCATCGACTTCAGCGCCCGGCTGTTCGACGGGAACGGCTTCGAGGGGACGCGGCGGGTGATCGACGTGTCGGGCGACGGCGAGAACAACCGGGGGCGCCCGGCCGAATGGGCGCGGGACGAGGCGGTGGCGCGCGGCATCACCATCAACGGGCTGCCGATCCTGAACGACCGGCCCAACCCGCTGGGCGGCCTCGCGCCCATCGACCTGGAACGCTACTACCGCGCCAACGTGATCGGCGGCCCCGGCGCCTTCCTGGTCCCCGCCGGCGACTTCGGCGCCTTCGCCGAGGCGATCCTGAACAAGCTGCTGCTGGAGATTTCCAACGCCCCGCCGGGCACCGACGTGGCGCAGCGATAG
- a CDS encoding ABC transporter ATP-binding protein — MTILTPPAAVLPPLSVTVSAARLTYGGTLLFGDVALHLEGGATTCLLGPSGVGKTTLLRLIAGLAEPEPPTLVEAGDGAPLAGRVAYMAQQDLLLPWLSVLDNVLLGSRLRRERPRPERVERARALLERVGLGGREGDRPATLSGGQRQRVALARTLVEDRPVVLMDEPFSSLDALTRLKLQETAAETLAGRTVLMVTHDPLEALRLGHRIHVMTGRPAGIGPALEPPGPPPRPVDDTALLALQAELLRRLAG, encoded by the coding sequence ATGACCATCCTGACGCCGCCCGCGGCGGTCCTTCCTCCCCTGTCCGTCACCGTGTCCGCGGCCCGCCTGACCTATGGCGGGACGCTGCTGTTCGGCGATGTCGCGCTCCATCTGGAAGGCGGCGCCACCACCTGCCTGCTGGGGCCGAGCGGGGTGGGCAAGACCACGCTGCTGCGCCTGATCGCCGGACTGGCCGAGCCGGAGCCGCCGACCCTCGTCGAGGCGGGCGACGGGGCGCCGCTGGCCGGGCGGGTCGCCTACATGGCGCAGCAGGATCTGCTGCTGCCCTGGCTGTCGGTGCTGGACAACGTGCTGCTGGGCAGCCGGCTGCGCCGGGAACGGCCGCGGCCCGAGCGGGTCGAGCGGGCGCGCGCGCTCCTGGAGCGTGTCGGCCTCGGCGGCCGGGAGGGCGACCGGCCGGCCACCCTGTCGGGCGGTCAGCGGCAGCGGGTGGCGCTCGCCCGCACGCTGGTCGAGGACCGGCCCGTGGTGCTGATGGACGAACCCTTCTCCTCGCTCGACGCGCTGACCCGGCTCAAGCTTCAGGAGACGGCGGCGGAGACGCTGGCCGGGCGCACGGTGCTGATGGTGACCCACGACCCGCTGGAGGCGCTGCGGCTCGGCCACCGGATCCATGTGATGACCGGCCGGCCGGCCGGCATCGGCCCGGCGCTGGAGCCGCCCGGACCGCCGCCGCGCCCGGTGGACGACACCGCGCTCCTCGCCCTGCAGGCGGAACTGCTGCGGAGGCTTGCCGGATGA
- a CDS encoding ABC transporter permease, producing the protein MTALLRGAVTAAVLLGLWQAVVTLTGLPRFILPGPLLVADALQRQAPLLLGHALTTLAEMLLGLLFGVALGMASALALASFRTARRWLMPVLVVSQAIPVFALAPLLVLWLGYGMASKVAMATLIIYFPVTTALFDGLRRTDPGWLDLARTMGASPRATLLTIRLPAALPAFWSGLRVAAAVAPIGAVIGEWVGSSSGLGYLMLHANARMQIDLLFAALLILGLCAVALYAAVDALGRRVLPWLPDTQPAEDKGPTR; encoded by the coding sequence ATGACGGCGCTGCTGCGCGGCGCCGTGACGGCCGCGGTTCTGCTCGGGCTGTGGCAGGCGGTGGTGACGCTGACCGGCCTGCCCCGCTTCATCCTGCCGGGTCCCCTGCTGGTGGCGGACGCCCTGCAGCGGCAGGCGCCGCTGCTGCTGGGCCATGCGCTGACCACGCTGGCGGAAATGCTGCTGGGGCTGCTGTTCGGCGTGGCGCTGGGGATGGCGAGCGCGCTGGCGCTGGCGAGTTTCCGCACGGCGCGGCGCTGGCTGATGCCCGTGCTGGTGGTCAGCCAGGCGATCCCGGTCTTCGCGCTCGCCCCGCTGCTGGTGCTGTGGCTCGGCTACGGCATGGCCTCCAAGGTCGCGATGGCGACGCTGATCATCTATTTCCCGGTGACGACGGCCCTGTTCGACGGGCTGCGGCGCACCGATCCCGGCTGGCTGGATCTTGCCCGTACGATGGGGGCGAGCCCGCGGGCCACGCTGCTGACCATCCGGCTGCCGGCCGCCCTTCCCGCCTTCTGGTCCGGGCTGCGGGTCGCCGCCGCCGTGGCGCCCATCGGGGCGGTGATCGGCGAGTGGGTCGGCTCCTCCTCCGGCCTCGGCTATCTGATGCTGCACGCCAACGCGCGGATGCAGATCGACCTGCTGTTCGCGGCGCTGCTGATCCTCGGCCTCTGCGCGGTGGCGCTCTATGCCGCCGTCGATGCGCTGGGCCGCCGCGTCCTTCCCTGGCTTCCCGATACGCAACCTGCTGAAGACAAAGGACCGACCCGATGA